From the Musa acuminata AAA Group cultivar baxijiao chromosome BXJ1-2, Cavendish_Baxijiao_AAA, whole genome shotgun sequence genome, one window contains:
- the LOC135594650 gene encoding bZIP transcription factor 53-like, producing MSSFPVRQASSLEGDPQLVIDERKRKRMLSNRESARRSRIRKQQHLDDLINQEAQLKNQNGKIAMQINLETQKHTKVEAENAILRAQVSELTARLRSVNSVLHFFEGVSGMTIDTPKMADPLLKPWQLPSAAQPIMANADIYQACVSID from the coding sequence ATGTCTTCCTTTCCAGTCCGCCAAGCTTCGAGTTTGGAAGGAGATCCGCAGCTGGTGATAgatgagaggaagagaaagagaatgCTCTCGAACAGAGAATCTGCGAGGAGGTCTAGGATTAGGAAGCAGCAGCACTTGGATGATCTAATAAACCAGGAGGCACAGCTCAAGAACCAAAATGGTAAGATTGCAATGCAAATCAATCTGGAGACACAGAAGCACACGAAAGTGGAGGCCGAGAATGCCATCCTAAGGGCTCAGGTGAGCGAATTGACTGCGAGGCTGCGCTCGGTGAACTCAGTGCTCCATTTCTTTGAGGGGGTCAGTGGGATGACCATAGACACACCAAAGATGGCGGACCCTCTCCTGAAACCATGGCAGCTTCCTTCTGCAGCACAGCCAATAATGGCAAATGCTGACATCTACCAGGCTTGTGTCTCCATTGATTAG